In the Clostridium sporogenes genome, one interval contains:
- a CDS encoding DNA-3-methyladenine glycosylase has protein sequence MILARDFYSKDARILAKELLGKVLVREIDGVKLKGMIVEAEAYIGAIDKASHAYGGRRTKRTEPLYGKPGIAYVYFIYGKYFCFNIICKIQGEAEGVLIRAIEPLENINIMSKLRFNKEFQELNNYQKKNLTSGPSKLCMAFNIDKENNWEDLCESSRLYVEDSSYNDFEIIETKRIGIDYAEEARDFLWRYYIKDNHFISVK, from the coding sequence TTGATATTAGCAAGGGATTTTTATAGTAAGGATGCTAGAATATTAGCAAAAGAATTATTAGGGAAAGTATTGGTTAGAGAAATAGATGGAGTTAAATTAAAAGGAATGATAGTAGAGGCAGAGGCTTATATTGGGGCTATAGATAAAGCTTCTCACGCTTATGGAGGAAGAAGAACTAAAAGAACAGAGCCTCTTTATGGAAAACCAGGAATAGCTTATGTATATTTTATATATGGTAAGTATTTTTGTTTTAATATAATATGTAAAATACAAGGAGAAGCAGAAGGGGTTCTCATAAGAGCAATAGAGCCTTTAGAAAATATAAATATTATGTCAAAATTAAGATTTAACAAAGAATTTCAAGAACTAAATAATTACCAGAAAAAGAATTTAACTTCAGGTCCTTCAAAGCTTTGTATGGCTTTTAATATTGATAAAGAAAATAACTGGGAGGATCTATGTGAAAGTTCTAGATTATACGTAGAGGATAGTTCTTATAATGATTTTGAAATTATTGAAACAAAAAGAATAGGAATAGATTATGCTGAAGAAGCTAGAGATTTTTTATGGAGATATTATATAAAGGATAACCATTTCATTTCAGTAAAGTAG
- a CDS encoding glycine reductase — MENKEVNKIIGKTLLDIADSIEKGDFNKKVVVGITTLGSEHGVENLVKGAEVAAKKHNDIKVVLIGPKVDTTLEIVEANEEDEMYKKMEELLDEKYIDAAVTMHYNFPIGVSTVGKVVTPADGREMFLATTTGTASMNRTEAMVKNAVYGIITAKAMGTIEPSVGILNLDGARQVEKALKELDKNGYKINFAESLRADGGSVMRGNDLLKGTPNVMVTDTLTGNLLMKVFSSYTTGGSYEGFGYGYGPGIGEDYERNILILSRASGVPVVANAIEYAKDLIKGNINRLIKEEFEKVNKAKLKDILNSIENKENKKSEDEEEVPMPTKEIATSSISGIDVMDIEDAQKTLWKEEIYAEGGMGCTGPVIKVNDKNYDKSVEILKEKGFVS; from the coding sequence ATGGAGAATAAAGAAGTTAATAAAATAATAGGAAAAACTCTTTTAGATATTGCAGACTCCATAGAAAAAGGGGATTTTAATAAGAAGGTAGTAGTAGGAATTACTACTTTAGGCAGTGAACATGGAGTTGAAAATTTAGTTAAAGGTGCTGAAGTTGCTGCTAAAAAGCATAATGACATAAAAGTAGTTTTAATAGGCCCTAAGGTGGACACGACATTAGAAATAGTAGAAGCTAATGAAGAAGATGAAATGTATAAAAAAATGGAAGAGTTATTAGATGAAAAATATATAGATGCAGCAGTTACTATGCATTATAATTTCCCTATAGGAGTATCAACTGTGGGGAAGGTTGTTACTCCAGCTGATGGCAGGGAAATGTTCTTGGCTACAACTACAGGAACAGCTTCTATGAATAGAACAGAAGCTATGGTTAAAAATGCAGTATATGGAATAATAACAGCTAAAGCTATGGGAACAATAGAACCTAGTGTAGGTATTTTAAATTTAGACGGAGCAAGACAAGTCGAAAAAGCATTAAAAGAATTAGATAAAAATGGATATAAAATAAATTTTGCTGAATCTTTAAGAGCAGATGGTGGTTCAGTAATGAGGGGAAATGATCTTTTAAAAGGAACACCTAATGTTATGGTAACAGATACTCTTACAGGCAATCTTTTAATGAAAGTATTTTCTTCTTATACTACTGGAGGAAGTTATGAGGGCTTTGGATATGGCTATGGCCCAGGTATAGGAGAGGATTATGAAAGAAATATATTAATTTTGTCTAGGGCTTCCGGTGTACCAGTAGTAGCTAATGCTATAGAATATGCAAAAGATTTGATTAAAGGTAATATAAATAGATTAATAAAAGAAGAGTTTGAAAAGGTTAATAAAGCTAAATTAAAGGATATATTAAACTCTATAGAAAACAAAGAAAATAAAAAATCAGAAGATGAAGAAGAAGTTCCAATGCCCACAAAGGAAATAGCTACATCTTCTATTAGCGGTATAGATGTAATGGATATAGAAGATGCTCAAAAAACCCTTTGGAAAGAAGAGATATATGCAGAAGGCGGTATGGGATGCACAGGTCCTGTTATAAAAGTAAATGATAAAAATTATGATAAATCTGTAGAAATATTAAAAGAAAAAGGCTTTGTATCTTAA
- a CDS encoding ketoacyl-ACP synthase III family protein, whose translation MNYPVIKGASYILVHTPDMVLHNGTTQTTEKIVNPDSEYLKELPKHLRNFEEVLNYAPNQTYIGNMTPDELGEIEMPWWDKKIEESSRFGKLGEMMPQDEFIGLMEICDVFDLVLLEKSFIDNVKIKLEKHPLINEDMISKIKEGVAIEEIKKVVDEEGAEGLYNEGNLVGCVKKAHDVDVNLNAHTMLENLVVKASGVLSLLNLIAKNNIDPNSIDYVIECSEEACGDMNQRGGGNFAKSLAEVAGFTNATGADMRGFCAGPSHSLIAASALVQSGVYDNVVIAGGGASAKLGMNGKDHVKKEMPILEDCVGGFAVLISKNDGVNPVLRTDLVGRHTVGTGSSPQAVISSLVTDALDKAGLKITDVDKYSVEMQNPDITKPAGAGDVPQANYKMIGALGVKKKHIEKKELKDFIQNHGMSGWAPTQGHIPSGVPYLGFARKDLTEGNLNRVMVVGKGSLFLGRMTNLFDGVSIIIERNTGYQKEEKGISEDQVRKIIAESIKKLASQLIEE comes from the coding sequence ATGAATTATCCAGTAATAAAAGGAGCATCATATATTTTGGTTCATACTCCAGATATGGTACTTCATAATGGAACTACTCAAACTACAGAGAAAATAGTTAATCCAGATTCTGAATATCTTAAGGAGCTTCCTAAGCATTTAAGAAATTTTGAAGAAGTTTTAAATTATGCACCTAATCAAACTTATATAGGAAATATGACACCAGATGAGTTAGGCGAAATAGAAATGCCTTGGTGGGACAAAAAGATAGAAGAGAGCAGTAGATTTGGTAAATTAGGCGAAATGATGCCTCAAGATGAATTCATAGGGCTTATGGAAATATGTGACGTATTCGACTTAGTTTTACTAGAAAAATCTTTTATAGATAATGTGAAAATTAAATTAGAAAAACATCCACTTATAAATGAAGATATGATTTCTAAAATAAAAGAAGGAGTAGCTATAGAAGAAATCAAAAAAGTTGTAGATGAAGAAGGGGCAGAAGGTTTATATAATGAAGGAAATCTAGTTGGTTGTGTAAAAAAAGCCCATGATGTAGATGTGAATCTAAATGCACATACTATGCTTGAAAATTTAGTAGTAAAAGCATCTGGTGTTTTATCTTTATTAAATCTTATAGCAAAAAATAATATAGATCCTAATTCAATAGATTATGTTATAGAATGTTCTGAAGAAGCTTGTGGAGATATGAACCAAAGAGGTGGAGGAAACTTTGCAAAATCTCTTGCAGAAGTAGCTGGCTTTACAAATGCTACAGGAGCAGATATGAGAGGATTTTGTGCAGGACCAAGCCACTCTTTAATAGCTGCTTCAGCTTTAGTTCAATCAGGAGTATATGATAACGTGGTTATAGCTGGTGGAGGAGCAAGTGCTAAATTAGGTATGAATGGAAAAGACCACGTAAAAAAAGAAATGCCTATATTAGAGGATTGTGTAGGCGGATTTGCAGTATTAATAAGCAAAAATGATGGAGTGAATCCAGTACTTAGGACAGATTTAGTAGGGAGACATACTGTAGGAACAGGATCTTCACCACAAGCGGTAATTAGTTCTTTAGTTACAGATGCATTAGATAAAGCTGGATTAAAAATAACTGATGTAGATAAATATTCCGTTGAAATGCAAAATCCAGATATAACAAAACCAGCAGGAGCGGGAGATGTACCACAAGCAAACTATAAAATGATAGGTGCTTTAGGTGTTAAGAAAAAACATATAGAAAAGAAAGAATTAAAAGATTTTATACAAAATCATGGTATGTCAGGTTGGGCACCAACACAGGGTCATATTCCATCTGGAGTTCCTTATTTAGGTTTTGCTAGAAAGGATTTAACAGAAGGAAATTTAAATAGAGTCATGGTAGTAGGAAAAGGTAGTTTATTCTTGGGACGTATGACAAATTTATTTGATGGAGTATCTATAATTATAGAAAGAAATACAGGATATCAAAAAGAGGAAAAGGGAATTTCAGAGGATCAAGTAAGAAAGATAATTGCAGAATCCATAAAAAAATTAGCATCACAGCTAATAGAAGAGTAA
- a CDS encoding glycine/sarcosine/betaine reductase complex selenoprotein A, whose product MSLFEGKKVIIIGDRDGIPGPAIEKCIEGTGAEVVFSSTECFVUTAAGAMDLENQKRVKTLTEKHGAENILVILGAAEGEAAGLAAETVTNGDPTFAGPLSNVQLGLRVYHAVEPEFKEEVNENIYEEEIGMMEMVLEVDEIIEEMTDIREEFCKFLD is encoded by the coding sequence ATGAGTTTATTTGAAGGAAAAAAAGTAATTATAATTGGAGATAGGGATGGAATCCCAGGTCCAGCTATAGAAAAATGTATAGAAGGTACAGGAGCAGAAGTAGTATTTTCATCAACAGAATGCTTTGTTTGAACTGCCGCCGGAGCAATGGATTTGGAAAATCAAAAAAGAGTAAAAACATTAACAGAAAAACATGGTGCTGAAAATATACTAGTAATTTTAGGCGCAGCAGAGGGAGAAGCAGCAGGTCTTGCTGCTGAGACAGTTACTAATGGAGATCCAACTTTTGCAGGTCCATTGTCCAATGTCCAGTTAGGACTAAGAGTTTATCATGCGGTAGAACCAGAATTTAAAGAAGAAGTAAATGAAAATATTTATGAAGAAGAAATAGGTATGATGGAAATGGTTTTAGAAGTAGATGAAATCATAGAGGAAATGACAGATATAAGAGAAGAATTTTGTAAATTTCTTGATTAA
- a CDS encoding thioredoxin family protein: MLVLDKKTFEEEVLKSEGYVLVDYFGDGCVPCEALMPDVEELSKKYEDKIKFCKLNTSKARRLAISQKVLGLPTIILYKDGEKLEEVVKEDATKANIEAMITKNVI, translated from the coding sequence ATGTTAGTATTAGACAAAAAGACTTTTGAAGAAGAAGTGTTGAAATCAGAAGGTTATGTATTGGTGGATTATTTTGGAGATGGTTGTGTTCCATGTGAGGCTTTAATGCCTGATGTAGAAGAATTATCAAAGAAATATGAAGATAAGATTAAATTTTGCAAATTAAATACTAGTAAAGCTAGAAGACTTGCTATATCTCAAAAAGTTTTAGGACTTCCAACTATAATTTTATATAAAGATGGAGAAAAGCTAGAAGAGGTAGTTAAAGAAGATGCTACAAAAGCAAATATAGAAGCTATGATAACAAAAAATGTAATATAA
- the trxB gene encoding thioredoxin-disulfide reductase codes for MDNVYDLIIIGSGPAGLSAGLYAARARLKTLILERNKAGGQIVITDEVANYPGSIRNATGKTLVERMEEQVEEFGAERKKDTVKEVDFTGKIKIIKGEKEEYKAKSVIVATGAAPRHIGCKGENELIGKGVSYCATCDADFFTDLEVFVIGGGDSALEEALYLSKFARKVTVVHRRDALRGAKSIQEKVFKNPKIEIMWDSVVEEIKGDGIVESAVFKNKKTGEITEYFADEDDGTFGIFVFVGYLPINNLFKDIITMNEAGYIKTNDKMETNIEGVFAAGDIREKSLRQVVTAAADGAIAAVEAYKYVEDNF; via the coding sequence ATGGACAATGTTTATGATCTTATAATTATAGGTTCAGGTCCAGCAGGATTATCAGCAGGTTTATATGCTGCAAGAGCTAGATTAAAAACTTTAATATTAGAGAGAAATAAAGCAGGTGGGCAAATAGTAATAACAGATGAGGTGGCTAACTACCCTGGTTCTATAAGAAATGCTACAGGAAAAACTTTAGTAGAGAGAATGGAAGAACAGGTAGAAGAGTTTGGAGCAGAAAGAAAAAAAGATACTGTTAAAGAAGTAGATTTTACTGGAAAAATTAAGATTATAAAGGGTGAAAAGGAAGAGTATAAAGCAAAATCTGTAATTGTAGCTACTGGCGCTGCTCCTAGGCATATAGGTTGCAAAGGTGAAAATGAACTGATAGGAAAGGGAGTATCCTATTGTGCTACTTGCGATGCTGACTTTTTTACGGATTTAGAAGTGTTTGTAATAGGAGGGGGAGATTCAGCTTTAGAAGAAGCCCTATATCTTAGTAAGTTTGCAAGAAAAGTAACAGTGGTTCATAGAAGAGATGCCCTAAGAGGTGCTAAATCAATACAAGAAAAAGTGTTTAAAAATCCTAAAATAGAAATCATGTGGGATTCTGTAGTAGAAGAAATAAAAGGTGATGGAATAGTAGAATCTGCAGTATTTAAAAATAAAAAAACAGGAGAAATAACTGAATACTTTGCAGATGAGGATGATGGAACTTTTGGAATATTTGTTTTTGTAGGATATTTACCTATAAACAATTTATTTAAAGATATTATCACTATGAATGAAGCAGGATATATAAAAACTAACGATAAAATGGAAACTAATATAGAAGGAGTATTTGCTGCTGGTGATATAAGAGAAAAATCCTTAAGACAGGTAGTTACTGCAGCAGCAGATGGTGCTATAGCAGCAGTAGAAGCTTATAAATATGTTGAAGATAATTTTTAA